The proteins below are encoded in one region of Pangasianodon hypophthalmus isolate fPanHyp1 chromosome 6, fPanHyp1.pri, whole genome shotgun sequence:
- the LOC113534302 gene encoding low choriolytic enzyme-like: MWPKSSDGKVYVPYVILNQYSSSELQVIQRGLDSFSSFSCIRFVPRSNQRDYVSIESRNGCYSYVGRIGNAQTVSLARSGCVYHKTVQHELLHALGFNHEQTRSDRDSYIRVGWENIQSGMEHNFNKIATLNQGTPYDYNSVMQYHRTAFSKNGLPTMIPIPDPNVSFGQASQMSQNDITRLNRLYSC; this comes from the exons ATGTGGCCAAAGTCTAGTGACGGAAAAGTCTACGTGCCCTATGTCATCCTCAACCAATACT CGAGTAGTGAGCTTCAGGTTATTCAGCGTGGTCTGgactccttctcctccttctcctgcaTCCGCTTCGTACCACGTTCTAACCAGAGGGACTACGTCAGCATCGAGTCTCGCAATGG ATGCTACTCCTATGTTGGACGCATTGGTAACGCACAGACGGTGTCTCTGGCCCGCAGTGGCTGTGTCTACCACAAGACCGTCCAGCACGAGCTTCTTCATGCCCTGGGCTTCAACCACGAGCAAACCCGCAGTGACCGTGACAGCTACATCCGTGTCGGCTGGGAGAACATTCAGAGTG GCATGGAGCACAACTTCAACAAGATTGCCACCCTGAACCAGGGAACTCCCTATGACTACAACTCTGTCATGCAGTACCACAG AACTGCTTTCTCTAAGAATGGCCTGCCCACCATGATCCCCATCCCGGACCCCAATGTGTCCTTCGGCCAGGCCTCTCAGATGAGCCAAAATGACATTACCAGGCTTAACAGACTCTACAGCTGTT AG